From Stenotrophomonas sp. SAU14A_NAIMI4_8:
AACGCGCACTGGCCATCGGCGCTCACCCAGACGATATTGAACTAGGCTGCGGCGGAAGCATCGCCAAGCTCGCTAGTTCTGGAGTTGACGTTCACGCGTTGATTCTCTCCATGGGCCGCGAAGGCGCCACAGGATCGTTCGACCGTGCACAAGAATCGCATCGCGCCCTAGTTGCGCTTGGCGTCAAGCAAGTCCGGCAGTGCGACTTCCGCGATACGTCGCTACATCAGGACCTTGCAAGCATCATCAAGGAAATCGAGGAAGCCGTCCGCGCGATTCAGCCGGATCGGGTCTATACGATGTTCCAGGGTGATCGGCACCAGGATCATCGGACGACCTTCGAAGCAAGCATTGTCGCATCTCGAAATGTCCGGCAGGTGCTGTGCTACGAAACGCCCAGCTCGTGGCCAAACTTCAGTCCGACGATCTATGAGGATATTGGCCCCCAACTTGAGCCTAAGATCGACGCGCTGCGCCTGCACCGGAGTCAGTGCGACAAAAGTTATATGCAGAAGGATCAGATCCGCTGCGCCGCAGCGTTTAGGGGGCAGCAAGTGGGCTGCGGCCCCAGCGAGGGTTTCATTCCATACCGGATGGTATTCGAATGAAGACCGTCTTCTTCTTCGCCATGTGCGTGCTGATCGGGATCGTCCTGATCAAGCGCCGACGCCAGAGGCCCAGCCCGCATCTTCACAGCGTGGACGCCATTGTTGCGGCCTACAACGAAGGGCCGTGCCTGTCCGACTCGTTGAGGAATTTGCTCAGTAATCGCTACGTACGCTCGGTCATCTGCGTCAACGACGGCTCCAGCGATGACACAGGAGAGGTCTTGGATCGGCTTGCGGCCGAGTTCCCCGACCGACTCATAGCCGTCCATCAGAGCAATACCGGCAAAGGCGGCGCACTCATGCATGGCCTTAAGTATGCACGCGTAGAGCAGGTATTCCTGACAGATGCCGACACGTTGGTTCTCCCCGACGGGGACGACCTAGGCTACCTGCTGGCCGAAATTGAAGCCGGCGCGGACGCGGTCGGTGGCATTCCCTCCTCCAATCTGCGGCGCGCAGGTGTACTTCCTCACATCCGGGCGAGCCTAAAGCTGCCCATGATCGTGCTAAAGCGCTCACTCCAACAACTGCTAGGCGGTGCGCCCTTTATCATTTCCGGGGCTTGCGGCATGTTTCGGACCGAGGTGCTGCGCTCAGTGGGCTTCAGTGACCGCACAAACGTTGAGGATCTCGATCTGTCGTGGTCCCTCGTTGCGAAGGGATACCGCGTTCGGCAGTCCAACCGATGCGTAGTCTATCCACAAGAGTGTAACTCCATCGGGGAAGAATGGCGGCGATGGCGGCGATGGATCGTGGGCTACGCAGTCTGCATGCGCCTGCACCGGAGGCTGTTGCTCACCCGATTCGGCCTCTTCAGCATCCTCCCAATGGCGCTCGTGGTTGTTGCAGGGGTGGTGGCCATGGCCTTTACGTGGAGTGGTGCCCTCCAGGCCCATGGCCCCTTAGGCGTGCTCACCGCACTTCTTCCGCCGCTCTGGGTTGGGATCGCGATGGGGCTTGGAGTGCTGAGCGCCATCCACCACCGACGGCCGATGCTAGTGCTGACGTCCTCAATCGCCGTGCTCTACGTGCTATTGGCCTACACGATCTGGCTCACCCACGGGCTCAGAGGCCTGTTCTCAGGTCGCGAACCGCTTCGCGATAAGCCGACGAGGTATCGCAATGTGGTGGAATGATGTTCAGAACATTGGCAACACACTGCTTGGACTTAGAAGCGACATAGCGCCAAGCGCAAGCGTAGCTCCCACCGCCACGATCGTTGGCGAAGTCGAGATTGCAGACGGCGCGAGGATCTGTCACGGCGCTTACATTCTCGGTCCGGTGAAGATTGGGAAAGACACCGTCATCGGCAATAACTCCCTCATTCGCGGCCCTGCAGTTCTGGGTAACGACTGCCAAATCGGCTTCTCCAGCGAAGTGAAGAACGCAATCATCGAGTCGGACTGCAAGATCGGCCCGCAGTGTTTCATCGCAGACTCAGTCGTCTGCCGCGGCTCATATCTTGGCGCTATGGTCCGCACGAGCAACCACCGATTGGATGGCAAACGAGTGTCGGTGATGGTCGGCGACGAGCTCGTTGACACGGGCATGGAGAAACTTGGCGCCAAGATTGGGAATCATGCATCCCTCGGCGTCCAAGTCGTGACTCTGCCCGGCCGGGAGGTAGCACCTCGAACCATCCTTGGGCCACGGATTACTGTCCAGCGCAACCTGCCGCCTGGACGCTACCAGCTCACCCAGCGCATCGAATCATACTAACCAAAGCTGAGCCCTTCATGCCCTATTTCAAACTGCACGGCGCAGCCGTCCTGATCGCCGCATCATTCAGCGCCCAAGCCGGCACCGAGTTGGTTTCTGCCAATACCCACATCGAGCACACCGATTACTCGGACGGCCGTGGAAAACGAGACGTGGTAACTCAGGCTGTGGTCGGTGACGTTGCCGGACACCGAGTTGTCGTGGATCTTTCGCACGGGCGCCGGGAATATGCCGACTCGACCTACAATGGCACCAAGTTCGATGCGTACCTGTATCAGCAGTGGTCCACTAGGTGGAGCGGTCGCTCCCAGATTTCCATCTCCACCGATGATCCCGTGTTTGCCAACCGCATCTTTGGTCAATCGCTCAACCTGAAGGTCGGCAGCAAGGTCCTCCTTCATGCCAGCGGCCGCTATACGGAGTACTTCGGAAACGTCCGCTCCCGTGCTTGGTCTGGTGGAGCGTCATACTATGCCGGGCAGTGGGTTGGCAGCTACCGCTACACGTATCATGATCTATCGAACCGCGACAGCGGGGGAAGCCATTTGGCTTCCTTGCGCCGACGTGACAGCGATGGCCATGGAAGCACACAGCTCTGGCTTGGCCACGGGAGGTCGGCGGCACTCTATGAAGCCATGCCGGGGATGGATGGGAGCAGTTCAACCAGCATCAGCATTCGGCGTTCGCAGCCGATCACTTCGCGCTTGAGCGCTGACCTGACGATCGGACGTGCATGGTTCGACGATGCCAACGGCGGATACCGCAGCGGCACCGCAAGGATCGGCTTCAACTACCGCTGGTAAGTGCAGGTTGCGGATCAATCCACCGGTGATCTAGCTACGGGCAATGAATTCTCAGCCGCACGATGCTGCATCATTCCGTCTTGGGAGCGATGCATTCATGAGTCTTCCTTCTTCGCCAGCAAGGAATTGCCGACCCAGGCTGGCGCCCTAGCGCCAGCCGCTGAAGATGTCTTAGCTTAACCGTGAACTCACTCAGGACCGTACTCTGATGCCACGTCTTTGCATCTCGACGGCTTGCCAACGTCTTCTGAGCGGCGGCTTGATCTCCTCTGCTGCTTTGTATAGCGGCTCACTCCGGTGCCAACGGCGGAGCAAATTTGATCTACCGCCAACCCGTTCCTGGAGAGCTCGTCGACCGCAGCATGGCTAGTGGGCGCTTACTTCCCGGCCACCCCTCTGAACACGAGGATGCTGCAATGCGAACCACGGCTCTACTCCTCTCCACGCTACTCGCTCCAGCTTCTCTGACACCGATCGAACCAATTGAGGCCGATCAGTTGTTCGAAATCGCCCCATATGTCGATTCTGTGGCAGCGACGTTCATGGACCGGTATGCGGTACCCGGAATGGCAATTGCCGTGGTCAAACGCGGGCAACGAAGAATATTCAGCTATGGCGTCGCGTCGAAGGAGTCCGGAGCTCCCGTGACGCCCGATACGCTCTTCGAACTGGGATCCATCAGCAAGACCTTCACCGTCACTCTAGCGACGTACTCCGAGGCGCGCGGGAAGCTCTCGATGGACGGCACCGTCGGCAAACACCTGCCGGCGCTGAGCGGTCGCCCGATTGGGCAGATCCCACTGTGGCAGCTGGCCACTCATAGTGGCGGCGGCTTCCCATTGCAGTTTCCTAATGGGGTCCGGAGCGAGCGCGATGCCATGCGCTACTACCTGGATTGGAATCCCTCCTATCCGGGTGGTGTACGTCGAAGCTACGCGAATCCGTCGATTGCCCTGCTTGGAGTGATAACAGCGGAGTCCTTGGGGCTGAGCTTCGAGCACGCCATGGAGGGCGTCCTCTTTCCGAAGCTGGGCCTGACGGACACTTGGCTTCGCGTGCCCATGGAAGGCCGCAAGTTCTATGCCCAGGGTTACAACCCTGCCGGCATCCCGGTCAGACTGAGCAAAGGGCCCTTAAGTGATCAAGCCTACGGCATTCGATCTACCGCACGCGACCTTCTGCGATTCGTTGAACTGAACATCAGCCCAGGTACCGATGATCCTCTGCTTGACCGTGCTTTGCTCAAAGCCCAAGTCGCACGATTCAAGGTGGGCCCCATGTTCCAGGATCTAATCTGGGAGCAGTACCCCTACCCCATCGCTGTTGAGGCTCTGGTGAAGGGCAACTCCGATGACATGGTCTACAACGTCAATCCCACTATCCCCATCACAACCGACGTTTCGCAGGGGGAGTGGCTACTGAATAAAACAGGCGGCACATCAGGATTCTCAAGCTACGTTCTATTCGTTCCATCAC
This genomic window contains:
- a CDS encoding YaiO family outer membrane beta-barrel protein, producing MPYFKLHGAAVLIAASFSAQAGTELVSANTHIEHTDYSDGRGKRDVVTQAVVGDVAGHRVVVDLSHGRREYADSTYNGTKFDAYLYQQWSTRWSGRSQISISTDDPVFANRIFGQSLNLKVGSKVLLHASGRYTEYFGNVRSRAWSGGASYYAGQWVGSYRYTYHDLSNRDSGGSHLASLRRRDSDGHGSTQLWLGHGRSAALYEAMPGMDGSSSTSISIRRSQPITSRLSADLTIGRAWFDDANGGYRSGTARIGFNYRW
- a CDS encoding PIG-L deacetylase family protein; protein product: MLTMKRALAIGAHPDDIELGCGGSIAKLASSGVDVHALILSMGREGATGSFDRAQESHRALVALGVKQVRQCDFRDTSLHQDLASIIKEIEEAVRAIQPDRVYTMFQGDRHQDHRTTFEASIVASRNVRQVLCYETPSSWPNFSPTIYEDIGPQLEPKIDALRLHRSQCDKSYMQKDQIRCAAAFRGQQVGCGPSEGFIPYRMVFE
- a CDS encoding glycosyltransferase family 2 protein, with the translated sequence MKTVFFFAMCVLIGIVLIKRRRQRPSPHLHSVDAIVAAYNEGPCLSDSLRNLLSNRYVRSVICVNDGSSDDTGEVLDRLAAEFPDRLIAVHQSNTGKGGALMHGLKYARVEQVFLTDADTLVLPDGDDLGYLLAEIEAGADAVGGIPSSNLRRAGVLPHIRASLKLPMIVLKRSLQQLLGGAPFIISGACGMFRTEVLRSVGFSDRTNVEDLDLSWSLVAKGYRVRQSNRCVVYPQECNSIGEEWRRWRRWIVGYAVCMRLHRRLLLTRFGLFSILPMALVVVAGVVAMAFTWSGALQAHGPLGVLTALLPPLWVGIAMGLGVLSAIHHRRPMLVLTSSIAVLYVLLAYTIWLTHGLRGLFSGREPLRDKPTRYRNVVE
- a CDS encoding acetyltransferase produces the protein MWWNDVQNIGNTLLGLRSDIAPSASVAPTATIVGEVEIADGARICHGAYILGPVKIGKDTVIGNNSLIRGPAVLGNDCQIGFSSEVKNAIIESDCKIGPQCFIADSVVCRGSYLGAMVRTSNHRLDGKRVSVMVGDELVDTGMEKLGAKIGNHASLGVQVVTLPGREVAPRTILGPRITVQRNLPPGRYQLTQRIESY
- the ampC gene encoding class C beta-lactamase gives rise to the protein MRTTALLLSTLLAPASLTPIEPIEADQLFEIAPYVDSVAATFMDRYAVPGMAIAVVKRGQRRIFSYGVASKESGAPVTPDTLFELGSISKTFTVTLATYSEARGKLSMDGTVGKHLPALSGRPIGQIPLWQLATHSGGGFPLQFPNGVRSERDAMRYYLDWNPSYPGGVRRSYANPSIALLGVITAESLGLSFEHAMEGVLFPKLGLTDTWLRVPMEGRKFYAQGYNPAGIPVRLSKGPLSDQAYGIRSTARDLLRFVELNISPGTDDPLLDRALLKAQVARFKVGPMFQDLIWEQYPYPIAVEALVKGNSDDMVYNVNPTIPITTDVSQGEWLLNKTGGTSGFSSYVLFVPSRQLGIVILTNKSHPNEGRVRLAYALLQLLDRLPPP